A genomic segment from Papaver somniferum cultivar HN1 unplaced genomic scaffold, ASM357369v1 unplaced-scaffold_3, whole genome shotgun sequence encodes:
- the LOC113341556 gene encoding MADS-box protein FLOWERING LOCUS C-like: MGRKKIEIEKIENPTKRMVTFSKRRGGIESKAAELCKLFPDIIISIIVFSPGGKAFTFSNSPLGVCNMVERFLKEEAKDKKQEDRNSHEAKNSTYVQECTNKAGVGSGSDSYWWHNIDMEELDSVEKLKSVRESLANLKQNLSARKEKLTAAALSPLSSPSSTIEDTIIEDRIVEDAATSITEKHEAWKICCKELDLSLNLGW, from the coding sequence ATGGGGAGAAAGAAGATTGAAATAGAAAAGATTGAAAATCCAACAAAGAGAATGGTAACTTTTTCGAAAAGAAGAGGCGGTATCGAGAGCAAAGCTGCTGAACTATGCAAGTTATTTCCAGATATTATTATCAGCATAATCGTATTCTCTCCTGGTGGAAAGGCTTTTACCTTTAGCAATTCTCCTCTAGGTGTCTGTAATATGGTTGAACGGTTCCTGAAAGAAGAAGCCAAAGATAAGAAACAAGAAGATAGGAATTCCCACGAAGCTAAGAATTCAACTTATGTTCAGGAATGCACAAACAAGGCTGGTGTTGGGAGTGGGAGTGATAGCTATTGGTGGCATAATATAGACATGGAAGAACTCGATTCGGTGGAAAAGTTAAAATCTGTCAGAGAGTCTTTGgcaaatttgaaacaaaatctatCTGCAAGAAAAGAGAAACTTACTGCAGCAGCATTGTCGCCATTGTCATCGCCGTCTTCAACAATTGAAGACACAATCATAGAAGACAGAATTGTGGAAGATGCCGCAACAAGTATTACTGAGAAGCATGAGGCTTGGAAGATATGTTGCAAAGAACTTGATCTTAGTCTTAATCTTGGGTGGTAG